A single Deltaproteobacteria bacterium CG2_30_66_27 DNA region contains:
- a CDS encoding dihydropteroate synthase, with protein MGILNVTPDSFSDGGAYRSVEEAVARGLQMAAEGAWILDVGGESTRPGSMPVPADEEMRRVIPVIRGLAAKTKAVVSVDTTKAAVANAAVAAGAGIVNDTSALADDPEMAAAVRASGAAVVLMHRRGAPATMQAAPHYDAVIDEVLADLTGRIEAAESAGIEPERILVDPGIGFGKRLCDNLALHRHLGRLRILGRPIVFGPSRKSFIGTLTGAPAAERAFGTAAAVTAAVLRGAHVVRVHDVKEMREVVEVAYAIRGEEAW; from the coding sequence ATGGGGATCCTGAACGTGACGCCCGACTCCTTCTCCGACGGAGGCGCGTACCGGTCCGTCGAAGAGGCGGTCGCCCGGGGATTGCAGATGGCGGCGGAGGGGGCCTGGATCCTCGACGTGGGGGGAGAGTCGACCCGTCCCGGGTCGATGCCCGTTCCGGCGGACGAGGAGATGCGCCGGGTGATCCCCGTCATCCGGGGGCTGGCCGCGAAGACGAAGGCGGTGGTCTCCGTCGACACGACCAAGGCGGCCGTGGCGAACGCGGCGGTCGCCGCGGGAGCCGGGATCGTGAACGACACCAGCGCCCTTGCCGACGACCCGGAGATGGCCGCGGCGGTCCGGGCGTCCGGGGCGGCCGTGGTGCTGATGCACCGCCGGGGGGCGCCGGCGACGATGCAGGCGGCGCCGCACTACGACGCGGTGATCGATGAAGTGCTGGCCGACCTGACCGGGCGGATCGAGGCGGCGGAAAGCGCCGGGATCGAACCGGAACGGATCCTCGTCGACCCCGGGATCGGTTTCGGCAAGCGCCTGTGCGACAACCTCGCGCTGCACCGGCACCTCGGCCGGCTGCGGATCCTCGGGCGGCCGATCGTCTTCGGCCCGTCGCGCAAATCGTTCATCGGGACCCTGACCGGAGCGCCGGCGGCGGAGAGGGCGTTCGGCACCGCGGCGGCCGTCACGGCGGCGGTGCTGCGCGGCGCCCACGTGGTGCGCGTACACGACGTGAAGGAGATGCGGGAAGTGGTCGAGGTGGCGTACGCGATCCGGGGGGAGGAGGCATGGTAG